The genomic DNA AACGTAGGTCAAAGACCAAATCCGCCTCGGAGGGCACGCCGTACTTGAAGCCGAAGGTGATGATATGCACCCGCATACCCATGCCCACGTCCTCAAGGGCCGACCATTTTGTTTGAATGACCCGGCGCAAATCATGGATCGAATAGTCCGTGGTATCCAGAACCAAAGCGGCCTGGGAACGCACCAACTCAAGAAGCTGTTTCTCCTTCTCCAAAGCCTGTTCCAACCCGAGATTGCCATACTCCAGCGGATGCGGCCGACGGGTCGTGGCGTAACGACGGACCAGCTCAGCCATCTTTGCCTCAAGGAAAAGGACCTGCGGGGTGATGCCGAGTTCTCGAAAACCTTCCAGCGCCTGAGCCCATCCGTCCACAAATTCGAGCTGGCGCAGGTCCATGCCTAGCGCAAGCCCCCGATACTTGGTATCGAACTTGAGAATAAGGTCAGCCAGCTTGGGCGACATTTCGGACGGCAGGCCGTCGATACAAAAGAAGCCGAGGTCTTCGAAAACCCGAAGAGCCGTACTCTTGCCGGAACCCGAGAGTCCGGTAACGATGACCACGGGAAAGGAATTGTTCGACGTCATCGGTGCACACCCATCGGTTTAGACGCTTTTGAGGAGAGTCCAGAGAGCCTCAGTATCTTCAGCCGTGAGGAAAGCCTTGCGGAATTCCTCGTCCTTGAGAAGACGGGATATCTGAGCCAGAACGCGCAGATGCATACCCGCCACCTGTTCCGGCGCGAGCACCAGGAAGAAAATGTTGCAGGGGCTGTGATCGAGCGCCTCGAACTCCACGCCTTTCAGGCTGCGGCCCACGACAACGATGACCTTCTCCAAGTCCTCAAGCTTGCCGTGCGGAATGGCGATGCCATCGCCGATCCCGGTGGATCCGAGTCTTTCTCGATCGAGAAGGACACGGACCGCCAGGTCCGTGTCCATCTCTGGATATTGTTCGCCCAAGGGGGCGACTAGTTCATGCAATACGTCCGACTTGTTCTCGGACTGCAATTCGGGAAGGATCAGCTCCTTCGCCAGATAATCACTGAGTTTCATGCTTAGTTACCGGGGTCGATCAGTCCGTAATCGCCGTTTTTTCTCTTGTATATGACGTTAACGCCTTCGGTCTCCGAATTGCGAAACACCAGGAACTCATTTTCAAGGGCATCCAACTGCATGGCGGCCTCGTCCACGGACATGGGCTTGGGCTCGTATGCGTCGGAGCCAACGATGGTTGGAGCTGCACCGCCGCCTTCCTCGAAGGACAGGTAGTTCATCTGCGCCATTTTATTGGGACGCGC from Pseudodesulfovibrio thermohalotolerans includes the following:
- the rapZ gene encoding RNase adapter RapZ; the protein is MTSNNSFPVVIVTGLSGSGKSTALRVFEDLGFFCIDGLPSEMSPKLADLILKFDTKYRGLALGMDLRQLEFVDGWAQALEGFRELGITPQVLFLEAKMAELVRRYATTRRPHPLEYGNLGLEQALEKEKQLLELVRSQAALVLDTTDYSIHDLRRVIQTKWSALEDVGMGMRVHIITFGFKYGVPSEADLVFDLRFLPNPYFDKSLRPMSGMDKAVSDYVLNNPAGSGFIKRFHEFLLYILPLYADEGRYRITLALGCTGGRHRSVSVAESVLATLKEKGYTVSIEHRHMELG
- a CDS encoding PTS sugar transporter subunit IIA; its protein translation is MKLSDYLAKELILPELQSENKSDVLHELVAPLGEQYPEMDTDLAVRVLLDRERLGSTGIGDGIAIPHGKLEDLEKVIVVVGRSLKGVEFEALDHSPCNIFFLVLAPEQVAGMHLRVLAQISRLLKDEEFRKAFLTAEDTEALWTLLKSV